A section of the Pedobacter sp. HDW13 genome encodes:
- a CDS encoding SRPBCC domain-containing protein: MKDFKKYTYIPAPPEEVYLALTKETSIKLWTGAEVEFEEVPGTEFSFWDGDITGKNIEFVYAKQIVQQWYFGEENEPSIVTIKLHEDKKGTSLEFKQTNIPDEDYADFTEGIQEYFLGGLVDFFDE, from the coding sequence ATGAAAGACTTTAAAAAATACACCTATATACCTGCCCCACCCGAAGAAGTTTATTTAGCGCTTACCAAAGAAACCAGCATTAAATTATGGACAGGTGCCGAGGTGGAGTTTGAAGAAGTACCCGGAACTGAATTTTCTTTCTGGGATGGTGATATTACCGGCAAAAACATTGAATTTGTGTATGCTAAGCAAATTGTACAGCAATGGTATTTTGGTGAAGAAAACGAGCCTTCAATCGTTACCATCAAACTGCACGAAGATAAAAAAGGCACCTCATTGGAATTTAAACAAACCAATATCCCCGATGAAGACTACGCCGATTTTACTGAAGGCATACAAGAATATTTTTTAGGTGGATTGGTCGATTTTTTTGATGAATAA
- a CDS encoding ABC transporter ATP-binding protein: protein MLQAISLSKNYQSFRALNQLNLTVNPGEVYCLLGQNGAGKTTTINLFLGFIAPTEGKILIDNVEVSPYDNQRRKHLAYIPEVVMLYGHLSALENLDYFSKLAGFSYGKETLVNFLSQCGLDTKAHHKHLSGFSKGMRQKVGIAIALAKDAKIIFMDEPTSGLDPKATEDFTQLVKQLANEGKSILMATHDIFNAVNVGSHIGIMKQGELIHTLQASEISAADLQKLYLQTI from the coding sequence ATGCTTCAAGCTATTTCTTTATCTAAGAATTATCAATCTTTTCGTGCCTTAAATCAGCTCAACTTAACAGTTAACCCGGGTGAAGTATATTGTTTACTCGGCCAAAACGGCGCCGGAAAAACCACTACAATTAACCTCTTCTTAGGTTTTATTGCGCCAACCGAAGGAAAAATACTGATCGATAATGTAGAAGTTTCACCATATGATAATCAGCGCCGCAAGCATCTGGCCTATATACCGGAAGTGGTGATGCTTTATGGCCATTTATCGGCTTTAGAAAACCTTGATTATTTTTCGAAACTGGCAGGTTTCAGCTACGGAAAAGAAACACTCGTTAATTTCCTAAGCCAGTGTGGCCTGGATACCAAAGCACACCACAAACATTTATCGGGCTTTAGCAAAGGCATGCGCCAGAAAGTGGGGATTGCCATTGCGCTTGCAAAAGATGCAAAGATCATTTTCATGGACGAACCTACCAGCGGGCTTGATCCAAAGGCCACCGAAGACTTTACCCAACTGGTAAAACAGCTGGCTAACGAGGGCAAATCGATCTTGATGGCTACGCACGATATTTTTAATGCGGTAAATGTAGGCTCACACATAGGTATTATGAAGCAGGGCGAACTGATCCATACACTCCAGGCCAGCGAAATCAGTGCAGCCGATCTCCAAAAACTGTATCTCCAAACCATTTAA
- a CDS encoding TonB-dependent siderophore receptor, which produces MKLISAIFRIIFIIVLFQFISFHIMAQVKVSGKVIDANHQAINKANIKFKSGKDQLNTSTDSLGNFALILPKTASYTLSASAIGYTGFTKNYLISNDINIEPITLQSSNEELQTVEVIGTNSRKYYGNYSFSATKTATANKDIPQAISSVSKELMADRQAAVLADAVKNITSVSQSSYYNQFAIRGINQNEEGAIINGMRTRQYYFNQPLTNNLERIEVIKGPASATFSSVDPGGSINLVTKKPLTENRKEVSISTGSFSTIRGALDFTGPLNTDKTLLYRLNIGYEDGKSFRNLQYRKGYIIAPSFSYRPSDRTSLNVEVVMNNSNSRLDRGQAIFGAIAGQTDLNSTPITFNMGASNDRFNTQDLMLMTSFSHQLSKGIAFNAAYMKQNWNEDLLEHRTTNAFGVDENNQPIPTLAAMRAVQRQQKWGTDNLSTYFSINTRTFSISHKLVIGYDRINTQKLRGGGENSAQGYRLKDGTIATRYDPAKKDLYLFKTINGVNAPVPNVEHFNLANPAYTLKNLSDYTFTKTEIPPSYYLVNGIYVQDQLTYGKLTLTLGLRQEWYKDYSNYQLATEKRIAQHKLLPRAGITYALNPNINIYATYLQGYQPQGNTSSLVIIPPPAGTNFKPLESDLREIGAKSEWLNRRLMINVALFEINQKNLLMNANDPLDVNRLVERGAQRSRGFEFEASGLISANWQFNAGYSYIDAIIKDDFNPQLIGQRVQNTPKHSASLWTRYNLETLKLKGIGFGAGVQYSGTKLPLYIRDFELPAYTLFDAAIYYSPVGSKVQLAANLNNILNKTYWVGAQNYLRLFPGTPRNIMFNVTYRI; this is translated from the coding sequence ATGAAATTGATATCCGCTATTTTTCGCATCATCTTTATTATTGTTTTGTTCCAATTTATCAGCTTCCACATTATGGCACAGGTTAAGGTAAGCGGCAAAGTAATTGATGCTAACCATCAGGCCATTAACAAGGCTAATATTAAATTTAAAAGTGGTAAAGACCAGTTGAATACCAGCACCGATTCGCTTGGTAATTTTGCTTTAATCCTGCCAAAAACAGCCAGTTATACACTTAGTGCAAGTGCAATTGGTTACACTGGCTTTACCAAAAATTATCTCATCAGTAACGACATTAATATTGAGCCGATAACACTACAGTCTTCAAATGAAGAATTGCAAACTGTTGAAGTGATAGGTACCAACAGCCGAAAATATTATGGCAATTATTCTTTTTCGGCTACTAAAACGGCCACTGCAAACAAAGATATTCCACAGGCTATTTCATCGGTTTCGAAAGAGTTAATGGCCGACAGGCAGGCAGCTGTGCTGGCCGACGCGGTAAAAAACATAACCAGTGTATCGCAAAGCAGTTATTACAACCAATTTGCTATCAGAGGAATTAATCAGAATGAAGAAGGTGCAATTATTAACGGGATGCGTACGCGTCAGTATTATTTCAATCAGCCTTTAACCAATAATCTCGAACGCATTGAAGTAATAAAAGGTCCGGCGAGCGCTACATTTTCGAGTGTAGACCCGGGTGGTAGTATTAACCTGGTAACTAAAAAGCCATTGACCGAAAACCGAAAAGAAGTGAGTATCTCGACTGGAAGCTTTAGCACGATACGTGGTGCACTAGATTTTACAGGCCCTTTAAATACAGATAAAACCCTGCTTTACCGGTTAAATATAGGCTATGAAGACGGTAAAAGCTTTAGGAATCTGCAATACAGAAAGGGTTATATCATTGCACCTTCGTTCTCCTACCGCCCATCAGACCGTACCAGTTTAAATGTTGAGGTGGTGATGAACAACAGCAATTCGCGGTTAGACAGAGGGCAGGCTATTTTTGGTGCCATTGCGGGGCAAACAGATTTGAACAGCACGCCCATTACCTTTAACATGGGCGCCAGCAACGATAGGTTTAATACCCAGGATTTGATGTTAATGACCAGTTTTTCGCATCAGCTTAGTAAAGGTATTGCATTTAATGCAGCATATATGAAACAAAACTGGAACGAAGACTTACTGGAACACAGAACAACCAATGCTTTTGGTGTTGATGAAAACAATCAGCCTATACCTACGTTGGCAGCTATGCGGGCAGTACAACGACAACAAAAATGGGGCACTGATAATTTGAGTACTTATTTCAGTATCAATACGCGCACTTTTAGTATTAGCCATAAGCTTGTAATTGGTTACGATAGGATTAACACACAGAAACTGAGAGGCGGAGGAGAAAATTCGGCTCAGGGTTACCGTTTAAAGGATGGCACAATTGCCACACGTTACGATCCTGCCAAAAAGGATTTATATCTTTTTAAAACCATAAACGGTGTTAATGCGCCAGTACCCAATGTAGAACATTTCAATCTGGCTAATCCGGCTTACACGCTTAAAAATTTAAGTGATTACACCTTTACTAAAACTGAAATTCCGCCATCCTATTATCTTGTTAATGGCATTTACGTGCAAGATCAGCTTACTTATGGCAAATTAACGCTTACCCTGGGTTTAAGGCAGGAATGGTACAAAGATTACAGCAATTACCAGCTGGCTACCGAAAAGAGAATTGCACAACACAAACTTTTGCCAAGAGCCGGAATTACCTATGCACTCAATCCAAACATCAATATTTATGCAACCTACCTCCAAGGTTACCAGCCACAAGGCAACACCTCTAGTCTGGTAATTATTCCGCCACCTGCAGGCACTAATTTCAAGCCTTTAGAGAGCGATCTCAGAGAAATTGGTGCAAAATCGGAATGGCTGAACAGGCGCTTAATGATAAATGTTGCGCTTTTCGAAATCAACCAGAAAAACCTGTTGATGAATGCAAACGACCCTTTAGATGTAAACCGTTTAGTTGAACGTGGTGCACAGCGAAGCCGGGGTTTCGAATTTGAAGCTTCGGGCCTTATTAGCGCCAACTGGCAATTTAATGCAGGTTATAGCTATATAGATGCTATTATTAAAGATGACTTTAATCCTCAGTTAATTGGTCAACGGGTGCAAAATACACCAAAGCACAGCGCCAGTTTATGGACGCGTTACAACCTTGAAACCCTAAAATTAAAAGGTATTGGCTTTGGTGCAGGTGTACAATATAGTGGCACCAAGCTTCCGCTTTACATCAGAGATTTCGAATTGCCAGCATACACGCTTTTTGATGCAGCTATTTATTATTCGCCTGTGGGCAGCAAGGTGCAATTGGCTGCAAACCTGAATAATATTTTAAACAAAACCTATTGGGTTGGTGCACAAAATTATTTACGCCTTTTTCCTGGTACCCCCAGAAACATCATGTTTAACGTAACCTACCGTATATAA
- a CDS encoding DUF3526 domain-containing protein, whose product MSNIITTIAKQTFKAAFSTKATMALIILLGLSLCMATYVGWQNYKSQQNQRLHYKELVRAQWLAKPDKHPHRMAHYGYLAFREKHELSFFDFGIESFAGVSIFLEAHKQNTVNFSEASFANGMLRFGEISVAMVLQLLVPLLIFFLGYNSISAERESGTLKILLCQNVSWKQLLWGKTIGIISVCLSIFLPLILLTILLWASLSNWQINPDSGLRLLLLILCYSVYFFIVSAITVLVSAYHQSSRAALTTLLACWIFFMVIMPRVTQAIGDKIHPSPSKIEFANAISADISKQGDSHNPDDTHYASIKDSLLKAYHVDDVKKLPFNYGGYIMAEGEKISSKIYSNHQRLLNANFEEQNRITMLSGFLNPYLSLKNISMALTASDFKTFVDFQNQAEAYRYQLAQKMNKLQIDKMSNISPGKTDKPLAISRSNWAQQPDFNYKFTRLGTVLKSEMLALTSLLCWLMAVVVMIQCTARWVKTIPNQN is encoded by the coding sequence ATGTCGAATATTATCACAACAATTGCCAAACAGACCTTTAAAGCAGCTTTTAGCACCAAAGCCACTATGGCCCTCATTATTCTACTGGGTTTATCGCTTTGTATGGCAACTTATGTAGGATGGCAAAATTACAAATCGCAGCAAAACCAGCGCCTGCATTATAAAGAATTGGTTAGGGCACAGTGGCTGGCGAAACCCGATAAACACCCGCACCGGATGGCGCATTACGGTTATCTGGCCTTTCGCGAAAAGCATGAACTGAGTTTTTTTGATTTCGGGATTGAAAGCTTTGCTGGTGTCAGTATTTTTCTGGAAGCACACAAGCAGAATACCGTTAATTTTAGCGAAGCCAGCTTTGCCAATGGCATGTTACGGTTCGGCGAAATCAGCGTAGCCATGGTATTGCAGCTTTTGGTTCCGCTGCTCATTTTCTTTTTAGGTTACAACAGCATCTCGGCCGAACGCGAATCGGGCACCTTGAAAATCTTACTTTGCCAAAATGTAAGCTGGAAGCAACTGCTGTGGGGCAAAACCATCGGCATTATTAGCGTCTGCTTATCTATTTTTTTACCGCTCATCTTACTCACCATTTTATTGTGGGCTTCTTTGAGCAATTGGCAAATTAATCCTGATTCGGGCCTCCGCCTGCTGTTGCTAATTTTGTGTTATTCGGTATATTTCTTTATCGTTTCGGCCATTACGGTTTTAGTATCCGCATATCACCAAAGTTCGCGGGCAGCATTAACCACCTTACTGGCCTGCTGGATTTTTTTTATGGTGATTATGCCCCGGGTTACACAAGCTATTGGAGATAAAATCCATCCTTCGCCTTCCAAAATAGAATTTGCCAATGCCATTTCTGCCGATATTAGCAAACAGGGTGACAGCCACAATCCTGATGATACCCATTATGCCTCCATTAAAGATTCTTTACTTAAAGCCTACCATGTAGATGATGTAAAAAAACTCCCATTCAACTATGGAGGCTATATCATGGCCGAAGGCGAAAAAATCAGTTCGAAAATATACAGCAATCACCAGCGCCTACTTAACGCAAATTTTGAAGAACAGAACCGTATAACCATGTTATCTGGTTTTCTGAATCCTTATTTATCCCTCAAAAATATTTCGATGGCACTTACGGCTTCAGACTTTAAAACCTTTGTCGATTTTCAAAACCAGGCAGAAGCCTACCGCTACCAGCTGGCGCAAAAAATGAACAAATTGCAGATCGATAAAATGAGTAACATTTCGCCGGGCAAAACTGATAAACCACTGGCCATTAGCCGATCCAACTGGGCACAACAACCCGATTTCAACTACAAATTTACCCGTTTAGGCACAGTACTGAAAAGCGAAATGCTGGCACTCACTTCATTATTATGTTGGTTAATGGCAGTAGTTGTAATGATTCAATGCACCGCCCGCTGGGTTAAAACTATCCCAAACCAAAATTAA
- a CDS encoding DUF3526 domain-containing protein: MNKSIYTLEFKLFFRNTSTWIGIIMLSFMGFAGLYFGKTFIKKQEQVIEKAASLQKQQTAQNISYFGKDIGLFFYHNKFSVANPPGTWAAFANGQRDVNPYLISVTMLGLEGQLYDTDLSNPLSLLLGKMDLSFVFIFLFPLVIIAFSYNLLSEQKESGIWPLLNAQIDNTFLIIWRKFLVRLIVIFLLAIVLMLVAAVYLKLPFDATFAVVLALILLYLTFWFAVSFVVISINKSSNFNASVLIAVWVLLCIVVPASLNLLLTKKYPVPEALQNVINQREGYHEKWDMDKSVTMIPFFKHYPELKKYPFPDAKTFSWYWYYGMQQMGDDAAVASRLLIEKKLASRQYFTEVVALFFPSIQMQLGVNVLAGTDLDSHLDFQQAIRKYHESVRLHFYPAIFTSAELKNTDIETYKLEKHTPQNVPAIWINLLSITTLTVILAGLGYFSLKRRI, from the coding sequence ATGAATAAAAGCATCTATACATTAGAATTTAAGCTGTTTTTCAGAAACACTTCTACATGGATTGGCATCATTATGCTAAGCTTTATGGGTTTTGCAGGCTTATACTTCGGCAAAACTTTCATCAAAAAACAGGAACAGGTAATTGAAAAAGCTGCAAGTTTGCAAAAGCAGCAAACCGCGCAAAATATATCGTATTTTGGCAAGGATATTGGCTTGTTTTTCTATCACAATAAATTTTCTGTGGCCAATCCACCTGGTACCTGGGCAGCCTTTGCTAACGGACAGCGCGATGTAAACCCCTATTTAATATCAGTAACAATGCTTGGCCTTGAAGGTCAGCTATATGATACAGACCTGAGTAATCCGTTAAGCCTGCTTTTAGGTAAAATGGATCTCAGTTTTGTGTTTATTTTTCTGTTTCCGCTGGTTATTATTGCTTTTAGTTACAATCTGCTGTCAGAACAAAAGGAAAGTGGTATTTGGCCGTTGTTAAATGCACAAATCGATAACACTTTTTTAATCATCTGGCGTAAGTTTTTGGTGAGGTTAATTGTAATTTTTCTTCTTGCAATAGTGCTTATGCTGGTAGCCGCTGTTTACCTGAAACTACCGTTTGATGCTACCTTTGCAGTAGTATTGGCTTTAATTCTACTCTATCTGACATTCTGGTTTGCTGTTTCATTTGTTGTTATTTCCATCAACAAATCGTCGAATTTTAACGCTTCAGTACTGATTGCCGTATGGGTGCTATTGTGTATTGTGGTTCCGGCAAGCTTAAATCTATTGCTCACCAAAAAATACCCGGTGCCTGAGGCCTTACAAAATGTGATTAATCAGCGTGAAGGTTACCATGAAAAATGGGACATGGACAAATCAGTAACCATGATACCCTTTTTTAAGCATTACCCTGAATTGAAAAAATATCCTTTCCCGGATGCGAAAACCTTTAGCTGGTACTGGTATTATGGCATGCAGCAAATGGGCGATGATGCAGCTGTAGCAAGTCGTTTGTTAATTGAAAAAAAGCTGGCCTCGCGACAATACTTTACCGAAGTAGTTGCGTTATTTTTCCCAAGCATACAAATGCAATTGGGTGTTAATGTGCTTGCAGGTACTGACTTGGATAGCCACTTAGATTTTCAGCAGGCCATTAGAAAGTATCATGAATCAGTAAGATTGCATTTTTACCCAGCCATTTTCACCAGTGCTGAGCTTAAAAATACAGATATAGAAACTTACAAATTAGAAAAACACACCCCTCAAAATGTTCCTGCTATCTGGATTAACTTATTATCGATAACCACATTAACTGTGATTTTAGCCGGATTGGGTTATTTTTCCTTAAAAAGGAGAATTTAG
- the lysA gene encoding diaminopimelate decarboxylase: MFADKDISKFNNIETPFYYYDTELLQKTLRTCADAAAPYKFHIHYALKANFNAVLLEQIKGIGFGADCVSAGEVRRAVEVGFEAGKIVFAGVGKSDKEINEALDLDIFCFNVESIQELEVLNELAAKKGKTAQVAIRINPNVDAHTHHNITTGLDENKFGINSWDLPECAETLKASANLKFIGIHFHIGSQITNLDVYKNLCVRVNEFATWFEDKGFTLKVLNVGGGLGIDYHNPDNQIPDFEAYFKIFNEFLEVKAGQEVHFELGRALVGQSASLITRALYIKKGKKKNFVVLDAGMTELMRPALYQAYHKIENLSQTPNSKVQTPGLFKYDIVGPICESTDCFGKEVEQPESFRGDIFAIRSAGAYGEVMASKYNLRDAIRSVYSTEI; this comes from the coding sequence ATGTTCGCCGATAAAGATATATCAAAGTTTAACAATATAGAAACACCTTTTTACTATTATGATACTGAGTTGTTGCAGAAAACTTTGCGCACCTGCGCAGATGCTGCTGCTCCGTACAAGTTTCACATTCATTACGCGTTGAAGGCCAACTTCAATGCTGTTTTGCTTGAACAGATTAAAGGTATTGGTTTCGGTGCCGATTGCGTGAGTGCAGGCGAGGTGAGAAGGGCCGTTGAAGTAGGGTTTGAAGCCGGTAAGATTGTTTTTGCCGGAGTGGGTAAATCAGATAAGGAAATAAACGAAGCACTTGATCTTGATATTTTTTGCTTCAATGTAGAGTCGATCCAGGAACTGGAAGTGTTAAACGAATTGGCTGCTAAAAAGGGTAAAACGGCTCAGGTAGCTATCCGTATCAACCCGAATGTAGATGCGCACACACACCACAACATTACAACTGGTTTGGATGAAAATAAATTCGGTATCAACTCGTGGGATTTACCTGAATGTGCTGAAACGTTAAAAGCTTCTGCTAACTTAAAATTCATTGGAATCCACTTCCACATTGGTTCGCAGATTACCAATTTAGATGTTTATAAAAACCTTTGCGTTCGTGTAAATGAGTTTGCAACCTGGTTTGAAGATAAAGGCTTTACCCTAAAAGTTTTAAACGTTGGTGGTGGTTTGGGTATTGATTATCACAATCCTGATAACCAGATTCCTGACTTTGAAGCCTACTTTAAAATTTTCAATGAATTTTTAGAAGTTAAAGCCGGCCAGGAAGTACATTTCGAACTGGGTAGGGCATTGGTTGGACAATCAGCTTCGTTAATTACACGTGCTTTATACATCAAAAAAGGTAAGAAAAAGAATTTTGTGGTGTTAGATGCAGGTATGACTGAATTGATGCGTCCGGCATTGTACCAGGCTTATCACAAAATAGAGAACTTATCTCAAACCCCAAACTCCAAGGTCCAAACTCCAGGCTTATTTAAGTACGATATCGTAGGGCCAATTTGCGAGAGTACCGATTGTTTTGGTAAAGAGGTTGAGCAACCTGAGTCGTTCAGGGGTGATATTTTTGCTATCCGTAGCGCAGGTGCTTATGGTGAGGTTATGGCTTCTAAATACAATTTGCGCGACGCCATCAGATCGGTTTATAGTACCGAGATATAA
- a CDS encoding aspartate kinase, whose translation MKILKFGGTSVGSPERMTKLLDIINPNEEQIVVLSAVSGTTNSLVEIANHFLAGDKKKGSECVENLYQKYKTFVIELLPAAEFQEQGNEVIDYHFGFLAGLANDLFTSIEEKVVLAQGELLSTTLYHIYLKSIGVPSVLLPALDFMKTDEDNEPDIPFTTKHLMPLLEQHKDNKLFITQGYICRNSFGEVDNLRRGGSDYTASLLGAAILAEEVQIWTDIDGMHNNDPRIVKGTKPIAQLSFDEAAELAYFGAKILHPQSVFPAQKYKIPVRLLNTMEPAAAGTLITHDSEKGKIKSIAAKDGITAIRIQSSRMLLAYGFLRRVFEVFERYKTPIDMITTSEVAVSLTIDETAHLPQIIEELESFGTVEVDTDHSIVCVVGDFGSEKHGFASRVLEGLKHIPIRMISYGGSNYNVSLLILSEYKTEALRSLHNRLFE comes from the coding sequence ATGAAAATATTAAAATTTGGGGGTACTTCTGTAGGTAGTCCCGAGCGCATGACGAAATTATTGGATATCATTAATCCAAATGAAGAGCAGATTGTGGTGCTATCAGCTGTGTCTGGTACCACAAACAGTTTAGTAGAAATTGCAAATCATTTTTTAGCTGGTGATAAGAAGAAGGGAAGCGAGTGCGTTGAAAACCTTTACCAAAAATATAAAACCTTTGTAATAGAACTTTTGCCGGCTGCCGAATTTCAGGAGCAGGGAAATGAAGTAATTGATTACCACTTTGGCTTTTTAGCTGGTTTGGCTAACGACCTTTTTACTTCAATTGAAGAAAAAGTTGTTTTGGCGCAAGGCGAATTGTTATCTACAACTTTATACCACATCTATTTAAAATCTATCGGCGTACCATCGGTATTGCTGCCGGCTTTAGATTTTATGAAAACGGATGAGGATAACGAACCGGATATTCCTTTTACCACCAAACATTTAATGCCATTATTGGAACAGCATAAAGATAACAAGCTGTTTATTACCCAGGGTTACATTTGCCGCAACAGTTTCGGCGAAGTAGATAACCTGCGCCGTGGTGGAAGTGATTACACTGCATCGTTATTGGGTGCTGCAATTCTGGCCGAAGAAGTTCAAATCTGGACGGATATTGACGGAATGCACAACAACGATCCACGTATTGTGAAAGGAACTAAGCCAATTGCCCAGTTATCATTTGATGAAGCGGCCGAGTTAGCTTACTTTGGTGCGAAAATTTTACACCCTCAGTCGGTTTTTCCGGCACAGAAATATAAAATTCCGGTTCGTTTGTTAAATACCATGGAGCCAGCCGCTGCCGGTACTTTAATTACGCACGATAGTGAAAAAGGCAAAATCAAATCAATTGCAGCCAAAGATGGTATTACGGCAATCCGTATCCAATCGAGTCGTATGTTATTGGCTTATGGTTTCTTGCGCAGGGTTTTCGAAGTATTTGAACGCTATAAAACACCAATCGATATGATTACCACTTCTGAGGTGGCCGTATCGTTAACGATTGATGAAACTGCTCATTTACCACAGATTATCGAAGAACTGGAAAGTTTCGGAACGGTAGAAGTAGATACCGACCACAGTATTGTATGTGTTGTAGGCGATTTCGGTTCTGAAAAACATGGTTTTGCAAGTAGGGTTTTGGAAGGTTTAAAACACATTCCAATCCGCATGATTTCTTACGGTGGCAGCAATTACAACGTTTCGCTTTTAATTTTAAGCGAATATAAAACAGAAGCTTTAAGAAGCCTGCACAACCGTTTATTCGAATAA
- a CDS encoding phospho-sugar mutase has product MQAIDQSTQATINQWLSGNYDENTKAEIQALVDKDATTELTDAFYKSLEFGTGGLRGIMGAGSNRINKYTIGTATQGLANYLNNKYPNEKIKVSIAHDSRNNSDYFAKITADVFSANGIHVYFFSALRPTPELSFAVRHFGCKSGVMLTASHNPKEYNGYKAYGADGGQFTSPDDKLVIDEVNKIKSIDEVKFDRVDANIELIGENVDKLYLDGITALSISPAAIKRQHDLKIVFSPIHGTGITLVPKALEQFGFTNVTVVEEQSKPDGNFPTVVYPNPEEKEALTLAMNKAKEIDADLVLATDPDADRVGIAVKDNNDEWVLLNGNQTGCLLINYLLSAWQESGKLDGNQFIVKTIVTSNLIEEIAKKKNVTYYNTLTGFKYIGQLMTELEGKKYFIGGGEESYGYLIGDLVRDKDAVVSAAFIAEMTAYYKDKGASLYNALLDMYVEYDLYKEDLVSLTKKGKTGAEEIKAMMVKFRENPPASLGGSKVSVLKDYELSQETDLATGKVTKLDYPTSDVLQFITADGSIVSARPSGTEPKIKFYCSVNAPLADRKDFEKVNTALGDKIKAVMTDLQA; this is encoded by the coding sequence ATGCAAGCAATTGATCAATCAACGCAAGCCACAATTAATCAGTGGTTAAGTGGAAATTATGATGAGAATACCAAGGCCGAAATTCAGGCTCTTGTTGATAAAGATGCAACTACCGAATTAACAGATGCCTTTTATAAAAGTTTAGAGTTTGGTACCGGTGGTTTACGAGGTATTATGGGGGCTGGTTCAAACCGCATTAACAAATATACCATTGGTACAGCTACACAGGGCTTGGCCAACTATTTAAACAATAAATACCCTAACGAAAAAATTAAAGTTTCCATTGCGCACGATAGCCGCAACAATTCTGACTATTTTGCTAAAATTACTGCCGATGTTTTCTCAGCAAATGGCATTCACGTTTATTTCTTCTCTGCATTAAGGCCAACTCCCGAATTGTCTTTCGCAGTGCGTCATTTCGGCTGCAAAAGCGGTGTGATGTTAACCGCATCGCACAATCCGAAAGAGTATAATGGCTACAAAGCTTATGGTGCTGATGGTGGCCAGTTTACTTCTCCTGATGATAAGCTAGTAATTGATGAGGTAAATAAAATCAAAAGCATTGATGAGGTTAAATTTGACCGCGTAGATGCAAACATCGAATTAATTGGTGAAAATGTAGATAAACTGTATCTGGATGGTATTACTGCCTTGTCGATCTCGCCAGCAGCCATTAAAAGACAGCACGATTTAAAAATTGTGTTCTCTCCTATCCACGGAACCGGTATTACCCTGGTACCGAAAGCACTTGAGCAATTTGGTTTTACCAATGTAACGGTGGTTGAAGAACAAAGCAAACCGGATGGAAATTTCCCTACGGTTGTTTATCCAAACCCTGAGGAAAAAGAAGCCCTTACTTTGGCCATGAACAAGGCGAAAGAAATCGATGCCGATTTGGTTTTAGCTACCGACCCTGATGCCGACCGCGTGGGTATTGCCGTGAAAGACAATAATGACGAGTGGGTATTATTAAACGGTAACCAAACCGGTTGTTTATTAATTAACTATTTATTATCTGCCTGGCAGGAAAGCGGAAAACTGGATGGCAATCAATTTATCGTGAAAACAATTGTTACCTCTAACCTGATTGAGGAAATTGCCAAAAAGAAAAACGTAACCTACTACAATACTTTAACCGGCTTTAAATATATCGGCCAGTTAATGACTGAACTGGAAGGTAAAAAATACTTTATTGGCGGTGGCGAAGAAAGCTATGGTTACCTGATTGGCGATTTGGTACGCGACAAAGATGCGGTAGTTTCTGCAGCGTTTATTGCCGAAATGACCGCTTATTATAAAGATAAAGGTGCCAGCCTATACAATGCTTTGTTAGATATGTATGTAGAGTACGACCTTTATAAAGAAGACCTGGTATCCTTAACCAAAAAAGGAAAAACCGGTGCTGAAGAAATTAAAGCCATGATGGTTAAATTCAGAGAGAACCCTCCTGCCAGCCTTGGTGGTTCTAAAGTTTCGGTACTTAAAGATTACGAATTAAGTCAGGAAACGGATTTAGCTACTGGTAAGGTGACCAAACTGGATTACCCAACCTCTGATGTTTTACAGTTTATTACTGCCGATGGAAGCATTGTTTCTGCCCGTCCGAGTGGTACCGAACCAAAAATTAAGTTCTACTGCAGTGTAAACGCACCTTTAGCCGATAGAAAAGATTTCGAAAAAGTAAATACGGCTTTGGGCGATAAAATTAAAGCGGTAATGACTGATTTGCAGGCATAA